A single region of the Micropterus dolomieu isolate WLL.071019.BEF.003 ecotype Adirondacks linkage group LG18, ASM2129224v1, whole genome shotgun sequence genome encodes:
- the padi2 gene encoding protein-arginine deiminase type-2: MVHSRTLRVDYDKTTSVLCVVGSELNVNLNRSAPPNSKFFSVKCTPNVQYSISPKPRETLNLSPTPLNGKSVLLISMSSASQNENDSKLSIRYYGVNKEMLGKAILHLTAVEISLDVDADRDGVVEKNNPNKGSWKWGPKGHGAIVLVNCDSERTYWKQPDSEEDFISKVSDLKDMSVMVLRTKGPAQLPEGYKLTMHISQGDAESVRVFQSKSSEVSNNPLNKLFDYFVKDYPLVLSSEVLSQEVPYLGGVAEMNFYVEGLRFPDKDFDGLVSINLSLLEPISAGVPETPIFTDKVVFKVAPWIMTPNTLQPVEVFVCSTSDNYQFLKVMRNLVAKSGYKLKICHKYQNRGDRWMQDELEFGYIDSPHQQFPVVLDSPRDGNLQDFPYDELLGPDFGYVTRVAKRKDVSSLDSFGNLEVSPPVTVNGKNYPLGRIIIGVAFPTATKGRNMTKVVQDFLWAQKVQEPIALFSDWLYVGHIDEFMTFVPAPDRKGFRLLLASPDASYKLFRGLQKDGHGQAKLFEGLKDEEPITVDEILEDSSLQDENNYVQSCIDWNRDVLKKELGLDDEDIIDLPILFKLLVEDEGDAYRAVAYYPDMVNMIVLGKNLGIPKPFGPKVNGRCVLEAEMCSLMEGLGLNCTFIDDFATYHKLLGEVHCGSNVRREPFQFKWWNLEM, encoded by the exons ATGGTTCATTCCCGGACTCTCAGAGTAGATTATGACAAAACTACAAGTGTTTTATGCGTGGTCGGTTCGGAACTTAATGTGAACCTGAACAG GAGTGCCCCACCAAACTCCAAGTTCTTCTCTGTGAAGTGCACTCCCAATGTTCAGTACAGCATCAGCCCGAAGCCACGGGAGACGCTCAACCTCTCTCCCACCCCCCTCAATGGAAAATCAGTACTACTCATCAGCATGAGCAGTGCCAGTCAAAATGAGAATGATAGCAAG TTGTCTATCCGGTACTATGGGGTGAATAAAGAGATGTTGGGGAAAGCGATCCTTCACCTGACAGCTGTTG AGATCTCTCTGGATGTGGATGCTGACAGAGACGGTGTTGTGGAGAAAAACAACCCTAATAAG GGATCCTGGAAATGGGGTCCTAAAGGGCATGGAGCCATCGTATTGGTCAACTGTGACTCAGAGCGGACCTACTGGAAGCAGCCAGACAGCGAGGAGGACTTCATCTCCAAAGTGTCAG ATCTGAAAGACATGTCTGTCATGGTGCTGCGGACCAAAGGCCCTGCTCAACTCCCAGAGGGCTACAAGCTCACAATGCACATCTCTCAGGGAGACGCAGAGAGTGTCAGAGTCTTCCAGTCCAAATCCTCTGAAGTGTCGAATAATCCCCTGA ATAAACTCTTTGACTACTTTGTAAAGGACTATCCACTGGTCCTGAGTAGTGAGGTCCTGTCACAGGAAGTGCCTTACCTCGGAGGCGTTGCAGAGATGAACTTTTATGTGGAGGGCCTCAGGTTTCCTGACAAAGACTTCGATGGTCTTGTCAGCATCAACCTCAGTCTGCTAGAGCCCATCAGTGCA GGTGTCCCTGAGACGCCTATTTTCACAGACAAAGTCGTGTTCAAAGTGGCTCCGTGGATCATGACACCAAACACCCTCCAGCCTGTGGAGGTGTTTGTCTGCAG CACATCTGATAACTACCAGTTCCTTAAAGTAATGAGGAACCTTGTGGCAAAGAGTGGATACAAGCTGAAGATTTGCCATAAGTATCAGAATAGAGGAGATCGATGGatgcag GATGAGCTGGAGTTTGGCTACATCGACTCACCTCATCAACAGTTTCCTGTTGTTCTGGATTCCCCTCGAGATGGAAACCTCCAGGATTTTCCATATGATGAGCTACTG GGACCCGACTTTGGCTATGTGACGAGGGTGGCCAAGAGAAAAGATGTGAGCAGTCTGGACTCATTCGGTAATCTGGAGGTTAGTCCTCCCGTCACTGTGAATGGAAAAAACTACCCCCTGGGCAGAATCATCATTGGAGTGGCCTTCCCCAC GGCAACTAAAGGACGGAACATGACCAAAGTTGTACAAGACTTCTTGTGGGCTCAGAAGGTTCAGGAGCCCATTGCCTTATTTTCTGACTGGCTCTATGTCGGCCACATAGATGAATTCATGACTTTTGTCCCTGCACCTGACAGAAAG GGCTTCCGCCTGCTGCTGGCCAGCCCAGACGCAAGCTACAAACTATTCAGGGGTTTACAGAAGGACGGACACGGACAAGCAAAACTGTTTGAGG GTCTGAAAGATGAAGAACCAATCACCGTGGATGAAATACTTGAAGATAGTAGTCTTCAAGATGAAAATAACTATGTGCAG AGCTGCATCGACTGGAATAGGGATGTACTGAAGAAAGAGCTGGGCCTGGATGATGAGGACATCATCGACCTGCCAATACTCTTCAAGTTACTGGTAGAGGACGAGGGGGACGCGTACAGAGCTGTGGCTTACTACCCTGACATG GTGAACATGATTGTCTTGGGGAAAAACCTCGGCATCCCGAAGCCCTTTGGGCCCAAGGTGAATGGACGCTGTGTCCTGGAGGCTGAGATGTGCTCCCTGATGGAGGGCCTGGGTCTCAACTGCACGTTCATTGATGACTTTGCCACTTACCACAAACTACTGGGAGAGGTGCACTGTGGCTCCAACGTCCGCAGAGAACCATTTCAATTCAAGTGGTGGAACCTGGAGATGTGA